The Chryseobacterium sp. 52 genome includes a region encoding these proteins:
- the aspA gene encoding aspartate ammonia-lyase, translated as MENFRKESDLLGELNVPADAYYGVQTQRAINNFKISGQLLSSYPDFIKGLAFVKKAAAKTNYELGLLDENLYFKIAEACDEIAAGEYHEQFPVDMIQGGAGTSINMNANEVIANIVLEKLGKNKGEYEFCSPNDHINLSQSTNDAYPTAIKMGLLHMNIGLVDRLEKIVDAFRAKGQEFHDVIKMGRTQLQDAVPMTLGQEFEAYAATLEEDISKLNNNANLFVEVNMGATAIGTGLNAPVGYATLCAKNLAQISGFPVISAPNLVEATPDTGSYVIYSSATKRLAVKLSKICNDLRLLSSGPRAGLFEINLPPMQPGSSIMPGKVNPVIPEVVNQVCFKVFGNDLTVTFAAEAGQLQLNVMEPVLSHAIMENINFLCNALDTLRDKCIVGITANKEICLNMVKHSIGIVTALNPYIGYKKSTEIAKEALETGNSVYNLVLQKGILSQEKLDEILDPKNMLTPHNK; from the coding sequence ATGGAAAATTTCAGAAAAGAAAGTGATCTTTTAGGCGAGCTTAATGTGCCTGCAGACGCTTATTACGGAGTACAGACGCAAAGAGCGATCAATAACTTCAAGATTTCAGGACAGCTTCTGTCTTCATATCCGGACTTTATCAAAGGGCTGGCTTTCGTTAAAAAAGCTGCGGCAAAAACCAATTATGAATTGGGTCTGCTTGATGAAAATCTTTATTTCAAAATAGCAGAAGCCTGCGATGAAATAGCAGCAGGGGAGTACCATGAGCAGTTTCCTGTGGATATGATCCAGGGAGGAGCCGGTACCTCAATCAATATGAATGCAAACGAAGTAATTGCCAACATTGTTTTAGAAAAATTAGGAAAAAACAAAGGCGAGTACGAATTCTGTTCACCCAATGACCATATCAACCTTTCCCAGTCTACCAATGATGCCTATCCTACAGCGATCAAAATGGGACTGTTGCACATGAATATAGGACTTGTGGACCGACTTGAAAAGATTGTTGATGCTTTCCGTGCAAAAGGACAGGAATTTCATGATGTGATCAAAATGGGCCGTACCCAGCTTCAGGATGCAGTTCCAATGACTTTGGGACAGGAATTTGAAGCCTATGCCGCTACTTTGGAAGAAGATATTTCCAAATTAAATAATAATGCCAACCTTTTTGTAGAAGTCAATATGGGAGCAACCGCTATCGGGACAGGACTGAACGCTCCGGTAGGTTATGCAACTCTTTGTGCGAAAAATCTGGCGCAGATCAGTGGTTTTCCGGTAATTTCCGCACCCAACCTTGTAGAGGCAACACCGGACACAGGATCTTATGTAATCTATTCTTCCGCTACAAAACGTCTTGCTGTAAAGCTTTCAAAGATTTGTAACGATTTAAGATTACTCTCTTCAGGTCCGAGAGCAGGATTATTTGAGATCAATCTTCCTCCGATGCAGCCGGGATCGTCTATTATGCCGGGGAAAGTAAATCCTGTTATTCCGGAAGTCGTAAACCAGGTGTGTTTTAAAGTATTCGGAAATGATCTTACGGTAACTTTTGCTGCAGAAGCAGGACAGTTGCAGCTTAACGTAATGGAACCTGTGCTTTCTCATGCAATCATGGAAAACATCAATTTCCTTTGTAATGCCTTAGATACTCTTCGTGATAAATGTATAGTAGGAATTACTGCTAATAAGGAGATCTGTCTGAACATGGTAAAACACAGCATTGGTATCGTAACAGCTCTGAATCCATACATTGGGTACAAAAAGTCTACAGAGATTGCAAAAGAAGCTCTGGAAACCGGGAACAGCGTTTATAATCTGGTTTTGCAGAAAGGAATTCTTTCTCAGGAAAAACTAGATGAAATTCTTGACCCTAAAAACATGCTGACACCGCATAACAAATAG
- a CDS encoding glycosyltransferase: MRFLIIIPAHNEEGNLPFTLNSLQQQNYKDFRTVVVNDGSTDKTPEVIRTYTDQDSRFQTVNLQKSAHQPGSKVVNAFKNGLKTQSMDEFDIICKFDADIILPENYLETLDNAFKNNPEYGLVGGLLYVEKEGSWVYEGNSNKHHVRGPMKAYRKECFLQIGGLRETLGWDNIDSILLENLDWKEIVLPDLQVKLIKVKGADYTIRPADYYGRYFYFLGLNRFLAYIASSKEAAKSRSISFFFNIINAYEACKTAKLELKISKDEQKVINDKRWKLLKKKWLKM, translated from the coding sequence GTGAGGTTTTTAATCATCATTCCTGCCCATAACGAAGAAGGAAATCTACCATTCACACTGAATTCTTTACAGCAACAAAATTATAAAGATTTCAGAACTGTGGTGGTTAATGACGGTTCTACAGACAAGACGCCGGAAGTGATCAGAACATATACCGATCAGGATTCCCGTTTTCAAACGGTAAATCTTCAGAAATCTGCCCACCAGCCGGGTTCTAAAGTCGTAAATGCATTCAAAAACGGGCTCAAAACTCAGAGTATGGATGAATTTGACATCATCTGTAAATTTGATGCAGATATTATCCTTCCTGAAAATTATCTGGAAACACTGGACAATGCTTTTAAAAATAATCCGGAATATGGGCTTGTTGGAGGCTTGCTGTACGTAGAAAAGGAGGGAAGCTGGGTGTATGAAGGAAATTCCAATAAACATCACGTAAGAGGTCCTATGAAAGCCTATCGCAAAGAATGCTTTCTACAGATCGGAGGATTAAGAGAAACACTGGGTTGGGATAATATTGATTCTATTCTGCTTGAAAATCTGGATTGGAAAGAAATAGTTCTTCCGGATCTGCAGGTAAAACTGATCAAAGTTAAAGGAGCCGATTATACCATCAGGCCGGCCGATTACTACGGCAGGTATTTTTATTTTTTAGGACTGAATAGATTTCTTGCGTACATTGCCTCGTCAAAAGAAGCTGCGAAGAGCAGATCTATTTCTTTTTTCTTTAACATCATCAACGCTTATGAAGCCTGTAAAACAGCCAAACTGGAACTGAAAATCTCCAAAGATGAGCAGAAGGTCATTAATGACAAGCGATGGAAATTACTGAAGAAAAAATGGCTGAAAATGTAA
- a CDS encoding lipopolysaccharide biosynthesis protein, whose translation MSVVARQGFKYSIIGYIGFLLGTGSIFIFMNNLEFYGTLRYIMPTAEILVPFVVFGISYSNVKFFNKVDKDGKKQNMLSLSLAAVSINFILFLCVFFLLPYFFPGFRNTKAWKIKEIILPLTLLLSFCAIFNKYISNYKRIVVSNIFDNLFPKIANLGAFLIFMYMVSQYTETSSVPEKTALMFFFGMFFLMFIGYIFYTNKLEKVKLDFSTDYFKKDNFYKEFAAYSFFGFLGTFGNYLAINNFMIGEFMGMEEVGIYSVLYALISLISIPQLGLFNISAPIISKTLADGDMEELDRFHKKTSLSLYFLGAVLFSCIMVGFPYLTEFMPKNGTLLREYEPVVWIWGSAVLIDLATGFNGNIISLSKYYRFNILVMILLAGLTIGLNYYFIKNTDLKLIGIALSTAISLTTYNVIKIAFNYFVFKVSPLTIEMIFVSIICTLAITVAIVLPNFNNNFINLVYKPAVVLILIYIGNYFTKVFPLEDYLNVKFIKSIFKFK comes from the coding sequence ATGAGTGTAGTAGCGAGACAGGGTTTCAAATATTCCATCATAGGTTATATTGGTTTTCTTCTGGGTACCGGTTCCATTTTTATTTTCATGAACAATCTTGAGTTCTACGGAACATTAAGATACATTATGCCAACCGCTGAAATACTTGTCCCTTTTGTTGTTTTCGGTATTTCTTATTCCAATGTAAAATTTTTCAATAAGGTAGATAAGGACGGGAAAAAGCAAAACATGCTTTCACTTTCATTAGCTGCGGTTTCAATAAATTTTATTTTGTTTTTATGTGTATTTTTTCTCCTCCCCTATTTTTTTCCGGGATTCAGGAATACAAAAGCATGGAAAATCAAAGAAATTATTCTTCCTCTTACCTTGCTGCTTTCATTTTGTGCTATTTTCAATAAATATATTTCAAATTATAAAAGAATTGTTGTTTCAAACATTTTCGACAATCTCTTTCCGAAAATTGCCAACCTGGGAGCCTTTCTGATCTTCATGTATATGGTTTCCCAATATACAGAAACCTCATCAGTACCTGAGAAAACAGCATTGATGTTTTTCTTCGGAATGTTTTTCTTAATGTTTATCGGATATATTTTTTATACCAATAAGTTGGAAAAAGTCAAACTTGATTTTAGTACAGACTATTTTAAAAAAGATAATTTCTATAAAGAATTTGCTGCATACAGCTTTTTCGGTTTTTTAGGAACTTTCGGTAATTACCTGGCGATCAATAACTTTATGATCGGGGAATTCATGGGAATGGAGGAAGTTGGAATCTACTCTGTTCTGTATGCATTGATCTCGTTAATTTCTATTCCTCAGCTGGGATTATTTAATATTTCAGCCCCGATTATCAGCAAAACACTGGCTGACGGTGATATGGAAGAACTTGACAGGTTTCATAAAAAAACGTCTTTATCTTTATATTTTTTAGGGGCCGTTCTGTTTTCATGCATTATGGTAGGTTTTCCTTATCTGACGGAATTCATGCCTAAAAACGGAACCTTGCTGAGAGAATACGAACCGGTAGTATGGATCTGGGGTTCAGCCGTGCTGATCGATCTGGCAACAGGTTTTAATGGAAATATTATTTCACTTTCCAAGTATTACAGGTTTAATATTCTGGTCATGATTCTTCTGGCAGGGCTTACCATAGGACTGAACTATTATTTCATTAAAAATACAGACCTGAAACTGATTGGAATCGCTTTATCTACCGCTATTTCCCTGACGACTTATAATGTCATTAAAATTGCTTTCAATTACTTTGTGTTCAAAGTATCTCCGCTGACGATAGAAATGATTTTCGTTTCCATTATCTGTACTTTAGCGATCACTGTAGCCATTGTACTGCCTAATTTCAACAATAACTTCATCAATCTGGTCTATAAACCTGCCGTTGTTCTGATATTGATCTATATCGGAAATTATTTCACAAAAGTATTCCCACTCGAGGATTACCTGAATGTAAAATTCATTAAAAGTATTTTTAAATTTAAATAG
- a CDS encoding FkbM family methyltransferase yields the protein MSLYQKIAEKLQYISPSFYKKRYFKNLNNLTKENFSARNVEPELVWIKEYLPKNAVILDIGANVGTFLYQLETKLNHENIYGFEPNKKLFRRLKRLFPRMRVLPLALSDENTTAEFKVPIINGRMIASRGTLNTSYKEKGEEKSYTEKVKVIKLDEWAAIEHFHRLDFIKIDVEGNEMKTLSGAKEIIHQFLPTLMVEMEQRHHENPIWNDISEVKNWGYEAQYLNRESFKLELLTEEILVHNTNDEKNKTSYINNIIFTPKNH from the coding sequence ATGTCTTTATACCAAAAAATTGCAGAAAAACTACAATATATAAGTCCGAGTTTTTACAAGAAAAGATATTTTAAAAATTTAAACAATCTTACTAAAGAGAATTTTTCGGCACGAAATGTAGAACCGGAACTGGTATGGATCAAGGAATACCTTCCCAAAAATGCTGTAATACTGGACATCGGAGCCAATGTAGGAACTTTTCTCTATCAATTGGAGACTAAGCTGAACCATGAAAATATTTATGGTTTTGAACCTAACAAAAAGCTGTTTCGCCGTCTTAAAAGGCTTTTCCCAAGGATGAGAGTACTTCCCTTAGCTCTTTCCGACGAAAATACGACCGCTGAATTTAAAGTTCCGATTATTAACGGAAGAATGATTGCTTCCCGAGGTACTTTAAACACTTCTTATAAAGAAAAAGGCGAAGAGAAAAGCTACACCGAAAAGGTAAAAGTAATTAAACTTGACGAATGGGCCGCCATAGAACATTTTCACAGACTGGATTTCATCAAAATAGATGTGGAAGGAAACGAAATGAAAACTCTTTCCGGCGCCAAAGAAATCATCCATCAGTTTCTTCCGACACTGATGGTAGAAATGGAACAGAGACACCACGAAAACCCAATTTGGAACGATATTTCTGAAGTTAAAAACTGGGGATACGAAGCTCAATATCTTAACCGTGAAAGTTTTAAGCTGGAACTTCTGACGGAAGAGATTTTAGTACACAACACGAACGATGAAAAAAACAAAACCAGCTATATCAACAACATTATTTTTACGCCAAAAAACCATTAA
- a CDS encoding N-acetylmuramidase domain-containing protein, which translates to MKLLKYYTQAPEVLTLCEILYQLGYSIKISDSFTLEVDAAVKDFQQKNSLVVDGIVGVKTWAVLLEKDERPVSQTDKFLKESDLINFADEYSLELAAVKAVNEIESSGKGFLINNKPKILFEGHVFWNELKKRGIDPNSYYNSNSQNVLYPKWTRAHYQGGVKEYDRLNEAISLDNSPSFEEAALSSASWGSFQIMGYHSKSLGYIDVNDFVSKMEINEGEHLKAFGKFLEKNNCLVHLRNKNWAGFAKLYNGAGYKENKYDEKLAKAYAKYSQN; encoded by the coding sequence ATGAAACTTTTAAAATATTACACACAAGCACCGGAAGTTCTTACCCTGTGCGAAATTCTTTATCAACTTGGATACAGCATCAAAATATCAGATTCATTCACGCTGGAAGTGGATGCTGCCGTAAAGGATTTTCAACAGAAAAATTCTTTAGTGGTAGACGGAATTGTTGGAGTGAAAACCTGGGCTGTTCTTCTTGAAAAAGATGAAAGACCTGTAAGCCAGACCGACAAATTTCTTAAAGAAAGTGATCTCATCAATTTCGCTGATGAATACAGCCTGGAGCTGGCCGCAGTAAAAGCAGTCAACGAAATTGAAAGTAGCGGAAAAGGATTTCTCATCAACAACAAGCCTAAAATTCTATTTGAAGGTCACGTTTTCTGGAACGAGCTTAAAAAAAGAGGGATTGATCCGAATTCTTATTACAATTCAAACAGCCAGAATGTTCTTTATCCGAAATGGACAAGAGCACATTATCAGGGCGGTGTGAAAGAATATGACCGACTGAATGAAGCGATCAGCCTTGACAACAGTCCGAGCTTCGAAGAGGCCGCATTATCTTCTGCTTCATGGGGAAGTTTCCAAATTATGGGATACCATTCTAAAAGCTTAGGCTACATTGATGTCAATGATTTTGTTTCGAAAATGGAAATAAATGAGGGAGAACATCTGAAAGCTTTTGGGAAATTTCTGGAGAAAAACAACTGCCTTGTTCATCTTAGAAACAAGAACTGGGCTGGTTTTGCAAAACTTTACAACGGAGCCGGATACAAAGAAAATAAATATGATGAAAAACTGGCGAAAGCTTATGCAAAGTATTCTCAAAATTAA